One window of Chamaesiphon minutus PCC 6605 genomic DNA carries:
- a CDS encoding DnaB-like helicase C-terminal domain-containing protein, which yields MVTPSLTLILGLLLYRDEYYNSDSLEPGVMEIIVSKNRNGSVGTCKVKFDPSIGRFSNVAD from the coding sequence GTGGTGACACCTTCACTGACTTTAATTTTGGGACTGTTGTTATATCGGGATGAATATTACAATTCAGATAGTTTGGAACCAGGGGTGATGGAGATTATCGTCAGTAAGAATCGGAATGGAAGTGTGGGCACTTGCAAGGTTAAATTCGACCCCAGCATTGGTAGATTTTCTAATGTTGCGGATTGA
- a CDS encoding group II intron reverse transcriptase, whose translation MSGDVHVRFCERLEGWFLWATLLVILHEDLKVINQCKKEVEEWLSDIGLELKPSKTRIAHCLSDLDGEKAGFNFLGFNIRQFSVGKYSSGKSSNGKLLGYKTIIRPSIESQKRHYKKLKEEINKRRGLSQSRLINSLNPIVRGWCNYFCTVNSKEVFGKIYSLVFLKLFKWGSHRHPNKGKKWIRHKYFKSINNNNWLFATLEGNNLIKLVRHDSIEIKRHVKVKGNSSPYDGDWVYWSSRMGKHPEVSTKVGNLLKTQKGKCAHCKNYFKDGDSLEVDHIIPKSKGGKDKYENWQLLHRHCHDTKTVNDGSSGTKSNCNSVEPKPPVKPESWFWQDDMLVMTH comes from the coding sequence ATGAGCGGAGACGTTCACGTCCGGTTCTGCGAGCGCCTGGAGGGGTGGTTCCTCTGGGCGACTCTACTTGTTATTCTTCACGAAGATTTGAAAGTTATTAATCAGTGTAAAAAAGAAGTAGAAGAATGGTTAAGTGACATTGGATTGGAATTAAAACCCAGTAAAACTAGAATTGCCCACTGTCTAAGTGATTTAGATGGAGAAAAAGCAGGGTTTAATTTCCTTGGCTTTAACATCCGACAATTTTCTGTTGGAAAATATTCATCTGGAAAAAGCTCTAATGGTAAGTTATTGGGATATAAAACTATTATCAGACCCAGTATAGAAAGTCAAAAAAGACACTATAAAAAGCTAAAAGAAGAAATAAATAAGCGAAGAGGATTAAGCCAATCTCGGCTAATCAATAGTCTCAATCCGATCGTGAGAGGTTGGTGTAATTACTTCTGCACAGTCAACAGTAAGGAAGTCTTCGGTAAAATTTATTCTTTGGTCTTTCTTAAACTTTTTAAATGGGGTAGTCACCGTCATCCAAATAAAGGTAAGAAATGGATTCGCCATAAATACTTTAAAAGTATTAACAATAATAATTGGTTATTTGCGACCCTAGAAGGAAACAACCTAATCAAGTTAGTGCGGCATGATTCGATTGAAATCAAACGACATGTCAAAGTTAAAGGCAATTCCTCACCTTATGACGGAGATTGGGTTTATTGGAGTTCAAGAATGGGTAAACATCCTGAAGTGTCTACTAAAGTGGGAAATCTACTGAAAACACAAAAGGGAAAGTGTGCTCATTGCAAGAACTACTTCAAAGATGGAGATTCGCTAGAAGTTGACCACATCATCCCTAAATCGAAAGGTGGAAAGGATAAATATGAAAATTGGCAATTACTTCATCGGCATTGTCACGACACAAAAACTGTCAATGATGGCAGTTCTGGCACAAAATCCAACTGTAATAGTGTTGAGCCTAAGCCACCAGTTAAACCTGAATCTTGGTTCTGGCAAGACGATATGTTGGTAATGACGCATTGA
- the ltrA gene encoding group II intron reverse transcriptase/maturase, translating to MIREKHKWKPHKCESTDAGGRGGATRSSEEHPVMGWERRGSIVQLGKIEQPEIGRIQMEQAKPLSITKRQVWEAYKRVKANKGAAGVDGQTIEKFEENLSDNLYKLWNRMTSGSYFPSPVLRVEIPKGDGRMRPLGIPTVSDRVAQMVAKDLLEPELEKHFHPDSYGYRPGKSALDAVGMARKRCWKSNWVLELDIKGFFDNIDHELMMRAVRVHTEEKWVILYIERWLKSPIQMPDGTKQLPDKGLPQGGVASPLLANLFLHYAFDKWMERKNPDIQFERYADDAVCHCKSEAQAQKLKQDLNERMKEVGLELHPEKTNIVYCKDDDRREEYPLTSFDFLGYTFRPRRSKNRWGKHFINFTPAISNQAAKAIRKTSRQWDWQLRSDKKLEDLARMFNPVIRGWINYYGRYYKSALYPTLKCLERRLVMWATRKYKRLRNHRRQAAQWLRRIARKQPNLFAHWGLLYMAAG from the coding sequence ATGATAAGGGAGAAACACAAGTGGAAGCCCCATAAGTGTGAGAGTACCGATGCAGGTGGCAGGGGCGGAGCGACCCGTAGTAGCGAAGAACATCCTGTAATGGGATGGGAGCGAAGGGGAAGCATTGTCCAGCTTGGAAAAATCGAACAACCGGAAATCGGGAGGATTCAAATGGAACAAGCAAAGCCGTTGAGTATCACCAAACGCCAAGTTTGGGAAGCATATAAACGGGTCAAAGCCAACAAGGGAGCGGCTGGAGTAGATGGACAGACGATCGAAAAGTTTGAAGAGAATCTGTCGGATAACCTCTACAAATTATGGAATCGGATGACATCTGGCAGCTACTTTCCATCCCCGGTTCTACGGGTAGAAATACCAAAAGGAGACGGCAGGATGAGGCCATTGGGAATTCCGACTGTGTCAGATCGGGTAGCCCAGATGGTAGCCAAAGATTTATTGGAACCGGAATTGGAAAAACACTTCCATCCAGATTCATATGGCTATCGACCGGGAAAATCGGCATTAGATGCGGTGGGAATGGCGCGAAAACGTTGCTGGAAAAGCAACTGGGTGCTAGAGCTAGACATCAAAGGCTTTTTCGATAACATCGACCATGAGCTGATGATGCGGGCGGTGCGCGTACATACGGAAGAGAAATGGGTAATTCTGTACATCGAACGCTGGCTAAAGTCACCGATTCAGATGCCAGATGGCACCAAACAACTTCCAGACAAAGGGCTACCGCAAGGCGGAGTTGCCAGTCCATTGCTGGCGAATCTGTTTTTGCATTACGCATTCGACAAGTGGATGGAGCGGAAAAATCCGGACATTCAATTTGAGCGGTATGCGGATGATGCGGTGTGTCACTGTAAGAGCGAAGCCCAGGCGCAAAAGCTGAAGCAAGACCTAAATGAGCGCATGAAGGAAGTTGGGTTGGAACTTCATCCAGAAAAGACGAATATAGTCTATTGCAAGGATGATGACCGACGGGAAGAATATCCCCTCACCAGCTTTGACTTTTTGGGGTATACATTTAGACCTCGCAGGTCAAAGAATCGATGGGGAAAACACTTCATCAACTTTACTCCAGCGATTAGTAATCAGGCAGCTAAGGCGATTCGGAAGACATCGCGCCAGTGGGACTGGCAATTAAGGAGCGATAAAAAGTTAGAAGACCTGGCCAGGATGTTTAATCCAGTCATTAGAGGTTGGATTAACTACTATGGTCGCTACTACAAGTCAGCCCTATACCCGACCCTAAAATGCTTGGAACGTCGCCTAGTCATGTGGGCGACGCGGAAATACAAACGTCTACGGAATCATCGGCGGCAGGCAGCACAATGGTTGAGACGCATAGCGCGAAAACAGCCGAACCTGTTTGCTCACTGGGGATTGCTGTATATGGCGGCTGGATAA